The DNA region GGCACCGGCGGGCGCCGGTTTGGGCGCCCGGCGTGGGCTGTTCAGCAGCAGCAGCCCGGCCAGCACCACCGCCACGCCCAGCAGCGAGGTCACGCCCACCGCCTCACCCGCCAGCGCGCCCCAGAACAGACCCCAGACCGGCAGCAGGTACGTAACGGCCGTGAGCTGCGTGGCCGACAGGCGCGAAAGCAGGCCGTAGTACAGCAGGTACGCCAGCCCGCTGCCCACCACACCCAGCACCGCCAGCGCGCCTACCGCCGTCCAGGTCAGGGGCCCCGGCTGCGCGCCGCTCAGGGCCACGGGGGTCAGCATCAGCGCCGAGAGCCCCAGCTGCGACAGCGCCAGCCCCACCGGATTCAGGCCCGACAGGGTGCGTTTGGCCACCGCCGTGGCGCAGGCGTAGCCCAGGCTGGCCGCCAGCAGCAGCCCTACCCCGAACAGCGTGGCGTGCCCGCCCTGCACGCCGCCGCCCACCGTGAGCACCACGCCCCCCAGCCCCAGCAGCACGCCCAGCGCCACGCGGCCAGAGAGCTGGGCGTCGCGCAGGCCCAGGCCAATGAGCAGGCTGAACAGCGGCGTGGTGGCGTTCAGGATGGCGGCGATGTTAGAGCTGACCGTCTGCTCGCCCCAGGCGAAGAACGACCAGGGAATGACGTTGTTCAGCAGCGCCACCAGCAGCAGCGGTTTCCACAGCCGCAGCGGCGGCAGGCTGTGGCGGCCCAGCAGAAGCGCCGCGAGCAGCACCAGCGCCCCGAACACCGAGCGGCCCAGCGCCACCCAGGCGGGCGGAAAGACCTCCACACTCAGGCGGATCAGCAGAAACGAGATGCCCCAGAAGGCCGAGAGCAGCCCCATCTGCAGGGCGTCGGCGCGGGTCACAGCGCCCCTGCCAGCGGGCGGGGCGCGGCCAGTTCGGGCGGCAGGGGCGGCCAGCCGCCCTCCTGTACCGCCGCCTCGGCCCAGTTCTCCTTGCCGCTCCAGCGCTCAATGGCCAGCGAATAGACCGCTGTGCGCGCCAGGTCGCTGTCCAGAATGGGGCGGGTGTGCTGCCCAATGCGCAGCCCCGGAAACACCCGCTCGCTGAGCACGGTCAGGGCCTCGCGGGCTTCGGCAGGGTCGGTGAGCACGCGGGCGGTGCCGAACACGATCACCGAGCGGTACTGCACCCCCAGTTCCAGCGGCGAGGTGCTGGGCAGCAGACGCCCGATTTCCGAGGCCTCGAAGGCAGCCGGGTGGCCCTGCGCGGTGTTGGCGCGCAGGCGGCCCACAACATTGGTGTGGTACACGAGGTCGTGCCGCTCTGGGCGGTAGGCGAAGGCCAGCGGCGTCACGAATGGCCATGCGGGGCCGCCATCCTCTTGCCATAGGGTGGCCACCCGGCCCAGCGGCACGCGGGAGAGCAGCGCGGCGATCCAGGCGTCGTCGCGCCGGTTCTGTGGGCGGCGGCTGAGGCTGGGATCGCGCGCGGCCGGGTCGTAGAAAGCAGGGGTGGTCATGGCAGCTCCTTGGCAAAGTGGTGCGCGGTGAGGTTCAGGCCCGCGTTCAGGTACAGGCGGTGGGCGGCAAAGCGCGCTGGCCCCACGCCAGAATCCAGGTGCAGTTCGGTGCAGTTGAGGTTCCGGGCTTCACCTTCCAGCCACGCCAGCAGGGCGCCCGCATGGCCCCGGCCGCGCGCTTCGGGGCGGGTGACCAGATCGTCCACGTATAGCGTCCGGCCCGCGTGCAGCAGGTGCATCACGCGGGAGCCGGCCACAGCCACGGCGGCGGGCTGGTCCGCCTCAAAGGCCTCAACAAGGCGGTAGCCCTCGGGCTGGGTGAGGGCCAGGACGGCCTGCAGGGCTTCGGGGGACGCCGTGTGCGGCGACCCCGGCCGCAGTTCGCGCAGGGCGGGCAGGGCCAGGGCCGCCGCCTCTAGAGACAAAGAACGCAGGGTGCGGGCGGTCATGGGGGTACACTAGCGGGCATGGTGGCCCCCAGCACAGCTCCACTTTTGACGCAGACCGGGGGGCCACCTGCGGCCCGGACCGACGACCTGCCCTTTGCCCTGAGCCTGGACCGGCACAGCCCAGAGCCCCTGCACGCCCAGGTGGCGCGGCAGGTGCGCGCGGCGGTGCTGGGGGGCGTGCTGCCCGCAGGCGCGCCGCTGCCCGGCACCCGCACCCTGGCGCGGGCGCTGGGGGTCACGCGCGGGGTGGCCGAGGACGCCTACGCCGAACTGCTGGCCGACGGCACCGTGCAGGCCGAGGTGGGCCGGGGCACCCGCGTGCGCCCCGCCACCCCGGCCCTGCCCGCCCCGGTGGCCCCCGCCGCCCCGGTGCCCGCGTGGCTGCCCCCCACAGGCCCCCTGCCCGTGGACGCCAACCCACCCGCAACAGGCCTGCACTTCCGGCTGGGCGTGACCGGCACCCGCACGCTGGACACCCGCGCGTGGCGCCAGGCCTGGGCGGCGGCGGCGCGCGCCCCGGTGGGCGGCGACTACGGCGACCCCGCTGGCGAGCGCGACCTGCGCGCGGCCCTGGCGGCCTTTGTGGGGCGCCAGCGTGGCCTGGCTGCTACCGAACAGGAGGTGCTGGTGACCAGCGGCACCCTGCACGCCCTGAACCTGATCGTGCGGGCGCTGCTGCCACCGGGCTCGGCGGTGCTGATGGAGAACCCCGGTTACCGCGCCGCGCGGCAGGTGTTTCTGGACGCCGGGCACACCCTGATCCCGGGTCCCGTGGACGAGGACGGCCTGATCGTGGGCCCGCAGACGCCCCCGGCGCGGCTGGCGTACGTGACCCCCAGCCACCAGTTCCCGCTGGGCGGGCGCATGTGCCTGCCCCGGCGCCTCGCCCTGCTGGAATGGGCCAGAACCCACGACGCCCTGATTGTGGAAGACGACTTTGACGGCGAATTCCGCTACGACGCCCCGCCGCTGCCCACCCTGGCCAGTCTGGCGGCCCAGACGGGCGCGGCCGGGCGCGTGCTGTACCTGGGCACCCTGAGCAAGGTGCTGACCCCGGCGGTGCGCACCGGCTTTGTGGTGGCGCCCCCGGCGCTGCGCCCGGCCCTGGTGCGGGCGCGCACCCTGCTGGATTTCGGGCACCCCTTGCCGGTGCAGCAGGCCCTGTGCTGGCTGCTGGCCGGCGGACATGCCGACCGCCACATTCGCCGCGCCCGGCGCTGGCACGCCCAGGTGCGCGCTGCGCTGACCGGCGAACTGCAGGGGCTGGCCCCCCACGCCACCCTGGGCGGCATTGAGGCCGGGCTGCACCTGTGCCTGCACCTGCACGGTGGCCTGCAGGCCAGGGCCCTCGCCGCAGCCCTGGCAGCACGGGGCATCCACGTCAGCACCCTGGAGAGCTACACCTTCGCGGGCCCAGTCCCCGAGGCGCTGCTGCTGGGCTACGGCGGCCTGAGCGCCGCACAGGCGCAGGCCGGGGGGCGGGAACTGGCACGCCTGATTCGGGAACAGGTACAGGGCTAGAGAGGCAGGGCAAAACTGGACCACCCCGGGGGGCATCCAGCCTGGGCCTGCTTGGAGTGTCGGCGTCTGGACACGCCCAGGCACGGCCATTTTCTGAGCCGGATCAGGGCCAGCCGGTGAGGATGGCGCTCTCCCCCTTCCAGAGCCCCAAAAAGTCGCAAAATGCGCGCTGCCCACGAGCTCTTTTAAGCACCCTGACTTGCCTGGCAACCCGACCGAGCCGGGCCGCGACCCGCCAGTCACCGTCCTCTGTTCACCTGCAACTTTTGGATGATCGCCTTCGTACTGAGGAACATGAGAAAGCGCTTCACCCTCCCCCTTCTCGCCGCGCTGCCTGCGGTACTGGCGGCCTGCAATGACGATCTGGACCTCGACCGGTACAGCCGCGTGCGGTACAACTCCTACGCCGACTGCCTTGCGGCCAACCGCACCATGATCAACCGGGGCCTGTCGAATCCCTGCCAGAAAAGCAGCGGTGGATATTACGGCCCCTACGCGCGCATTGTGGGCAGCACCACACGCTATATCGGCTACAGCAGCAGCGGCGGCCTGTCGAGCTCGGGGCTGACCTACGACAGCAAAAAGGGCACCTACGGCAGTTTCAAGGCGCCCGTCAGCCGGGGCGGCTTCACCAGCAGTGCACGCGCGGGCAGCTCCAGCAGCGGCAGCAGCTAACACCGCCTTTCCGTCAAACGGACCGAGCACAAGAGC from Deinococcus multiflagellatus includes:
- a CDS encoding DMT family transporter, with the translated sequence MTRADALQMGLLSAFWGISFLLIRLSVEVFPPAWVALGRSVFGALVLLAALLLGRHSLPPLRLWKPLLLVALLNNVIPWSFFAWGEQTVSSNIAAILNATTPLFSLLIGLGLRDAQLSGRVALGVLLGLGGVVLTVGGGVQGGHATLFGVGLLLAASLGYACATAVAKRTLSGLNPVGLALSQLGLSALMLTPVALSGAQPGPLTWTAVGALAVLGVVGSGLAYLLYYGLLSRLSATQLTAVTYLLPVWGLFWGALAGEAVGVTSLLGVAVVLAGLLLLNSPRRAPKPAPAGA
- a CDS encoding pyridoxamine 5'-phosphate oxidase family protein — its product is MTTPAFYDPAARDPSLSRRPQNRRDDAWIAALLSRVPLGRVATLWQEDGGPAWPFVTPLAFAYRPERHDLVYHTNVVGRLRANTAQGHPAAFEASEIGRLLPSTSPLELGVQYRSVIVFGTARVLTDPAEAREALTVLSERVFPGLRIGQHTRPILDSDLARTAVYSLAIERWSGKENWAEAAVQEGGWPPLPPELAAPRPLAGAL
- a CDS encoding GNAT family N-acetyltransferase, giving the protein MTARTLRSLSLEAAALALPALRELRPGSPHTASPEALQAVLALTQPEGYRLVEAFEADQPAAVAVAGSRVMHLLHAGRTLYVDDLVTRPEARGRGHAGALLAWLEGEARNLNCTELHLDSGVGPARFAAHRLYLNAGLNLTAHHFAKELP
- the pdxR gene encoding MocR-like pyridoxine biosynthesis transcription factor PdxR; translation: MVAPSTAPLLTQTGGPPAARTDDLPFALSLDRHSPEPLHAQVARQVRAAVLGGVLPAGAPLPGTRTLARALGVTRGVAEDAYAELLADGTVQAEVGRGTRVRPATPALPAPVAPAAPVPAWLPPTGPLPVDANPPATGLHFRLGVTGTRTLDTRAWRQAWAAAARAPVGGDYGDPAGERDLRAALAAFVGRQRGLAATEQEVLVTSGTLHALNLIVRALLPPGSAVLMENPGYRAARQVFLDAGHTLIPGPVDEDGLIVGPQTPPARLAYVTPSHQFPLGGRMCLPRRLALLEWARTHDALIVEDDFDGEFRYDAPPLPTLASLAAQTGAAGRVLYLGTLSKVLTPAVRTGFVVAPPALRPALVRARTLLDFGHPLPVQQALCWLLAGGHADRHIRRARRWHAQVRAALTGELQGLAPHATLGGIEAGLHLCLHLHGGLQARALAAALAARGIHVSTLESYTFAGPVPEALLLGYGGLSAAQAQAGGRELARLIREQVQG